The following are encoded in a window of Sulfurimonas sp. C5 genomic DNA:
- a CDS encoding NAD-binding protein yields MENSSVLVFGNNEYGLEIAKNVRFKYSSITVFTLDNIDENESPEFQLEKFDLSDDWDELRQQHDMENSIIFCSLKDEAQNIFLTISLRSAFPNITIIALAKNNEDSNKLHMAGATKVIPIVETTANIITDMLKKPIVTGVLHEILYEDSKLRIIQVEVHNAECFGGKYPADINWSRDHGVLVLSIIRPDGSHEFIYSSKAKHNTISNGDIFIVVGYEQDINDFKKFIGEDACKR; encoded by the coding sequence ATGGAAAATAGCAGTGTATTAGTATTCGGTAACAATGAATATGGATTGGAAATAGCAAAAAATGTACGTTTTAAATATTCAAGTATTACGGTTTTTACTCTTGACAATATTGATGAAAATGAATCACCTGAATTTCAATTGGAAAAGTTTGATCTGAGTGATGACTGGGATGAATTACGTCAACAGCATGATATGGAAAATTCTATCATTTTCTGTTCACTCAAAGATGAAGCTCAAAATATATTCTTAACTATTTCATTGCGTTCGGCATTTCCAAACATAACTATTATAGCATTGGCAAAAAATAATGAAGATAGTAATAAACTTCATATGGCAGGAGCAACGAAAGTAATTCCTATTGTCGAAACTACAGCAAATATTATTACCGATATGTTGAAAAAACCCATTGTGACAGGTGTTTTACATGAGATCTTATACGAGGACAGTAAACTAAGAATTATTCAGGTTGAAGTACACAATGCAGAATGTTTTGGCGGGAAATATCCGGCAGATATTAACTGGAGCAGGGATCATGGTGTACTTGTTTTATCCATTATTCGTCCTGACGGTTCCCATGAATTTATCTACTCTTCAAAAGCAAAACACAATACCATCAGTAACGGTGACATTTTCATTGTAGTTGGGTATGAACAAGATATTAACGATTTTAAAAAATTTATAGGTGAGGACGCATGCAAAAGATAG